Proteins encoded together in one Pantoea sp. CCBC3-3-1 window:
- a CDS encoding ABC transporter ATP-binding protein, with amino-acid sequence MSETSGHVVQLRQVSKDYRKGRERIAVLNEVDFTLGPGEMVSIMGPSGSGKSTLLNVISGVNTCDRGEVFLQGHPLHGKRTSVRTELRARHIGFVFQFYNLLPVLSAEENVALPLHLWRIDARQRQQRVNAALELVNMAHRRQHRPDELSGGERQRVAIARAIVTNPDLLLCDEPTGDISREAGEEVMEIMQLLSREQGKAIVIVTHDVQVAARAQRQLQLRDGQLVRREAP; translated from the coding sequence ATGAGTGAAACAAGCGGCCATGTGGTTCAGCTACGCCAGGTCAGTAAGGATTATCGCAAAGGCCGCGAGCGCATTGCGGTATTAAACGAGGTAGATTTCACGCTTGGCCCTGGCGAGATGGTCAGCATTATGGGGCCTTCCGGATCGGGTAAATCGACGCTGCTGAACGTGATTTCGGGCGTAAATACCTGCGATCGGGGCGAGGTATTTTTGCAGGGGCATCCTCTACATGGAAAACGGACGAGCGTACGTACCGAGCTTCGTGCGCGTCACATCGGCTTTGTTTTCCAGTTTTATAATCTGCTGCCGGTTCTGAGTGCTGAAGAAAATGTTGCGCTGCCGCTACATCTTTGGCGCATTGATGCGCGGCAGCGCCAGCAGCGGGTTAATGCCGCGCTCGAACTGGTAAATATGGCGCATCGTCGTCAGCACCGGCCTGATGAACTTTCCGGCGGTGAGCGCCAGCGCGTGGCGATCGCACGTGCGATTGTCACCAATCCAGATCTGCTGCTATGCGATGAGCCTACCGGAGACATCAGCCGGGAAGCGGGCGAAGAGGTCATGGAGATCATGCAGTTGCTGAGCCGGGAGCAAGGCAAAGCCATTGTCATAGTGACGCACGACGTTCAGGTTGCCGCGCGCGCGCAGCGTCAGCTTCAGCTCAGAGACGGTCAGCTCGTTCGTCGGGAAGCGCCATGA
- a CDS encoding lantibiotic dehydratase, with amino-acid sequence MMLFSQPGLLVAPFILLRIAGLPTQYVSKLPDGLLAVIQQQQRQEPRWQQLRQTLIESLYAHVALPAADNVRNELIRYRRHLYNGRPFLLSEEVSAWLAHYDDVTLAQLAEWQALSEERRQLKATFSQCWQQVSDLTREALTDAADEPAMCRALTLASPRLLADLAQNWQAWPAKKRRRVERSLFAYMIRAAGKISPFSTFASFILLPLANSATGASLQTTNWQVATTIRLNRSIALALREALYSQHLLAERDLPLSLNPSLQRMSASQLRGHFYRYEKRRGLLWNEEQQFALSLEPQDVDAILTARSAQRWSEWHQHFVAAGIAPQSAERLLRKLIRKDVLRPQLQWSAHHPAPLAAVLELLPAELTSEALSLLPELPRQLRKAKDTVRIELLAQAQQTLNESWQRLTSHQMPEIRNLVYEDAWSEGIDMTLPDAFVPDVLARVARVVAKRASLSLEYLWLRQAFLQRYGEGGVCEDIGLFLQESWQEFIHFSQQLLSQPAAAVARLSYKGIDPAALRLPVTLFLQLEASDVGELHQRHGKVVINNAYSRIAWQLARTTLTDDGGADARRDQLKLWLQQVAAPALPLTFSFSGESSNLQAQARLAQHHLCLNEPQQVADDLVLAQIHLCHDAASGLLHFKDQQGQALQPFYLGAATPMIAWGTKYLLTVLAEPVQIGRPAWSQLMASEQDDDFRHAPRLEEDNCVLIRETWWLRTSRIFREFSGQPVVDHPMLLLELLLKQGIPPDSYVNGQYNDSLSWQAFNNDKIRKPMWCRLGNTHCLDQLLLLARKADWLVFREALPAPENSWMQMQENNYVAEIHSEMVISGNNFDLSLMFPEQEKHNA; translated from the coding sequence ATGATGCTTTTTTCTCAGCCCGGCCTGTTAGTCGCGCCGTTCATTTTGCTCCGTATCGCGGGCTTGCCAACGCAATATGTCAGTAAATTGCCTGACGGCCTGCTGGCCGTTATACAGCAGCAGCAGCGACAGGAACCGCGCTGGCAACAACTCAGGCAGACCCTGATCGAGAGCCTGTACGCGCATGTCGCACTGCCTGCGGCAGACAATGTTCGTAATGAACTTATTCGCTACCGTCGTCATCTCTATAACGGTCGCCCTTTCCTGCTTTCTGAAGAGGTGAGCGCCTGGCTGGCACATTACGACGACGTTACGCTGGCGCAACTTGCCGAATGGCAGGCGCTGAGCGAAGAGCGGCGGCAGCTGAAAGCAACCTTCAGCCAGTGCTGGCAGCAGGTCAGCGACCTTACCCGCGAAGCATTAACCGATGCCGCCGACGAGCCGGCAATGTGCCGTGCGCTTACTCTCGCGTCTCCCCGACTACTGGCGGATCTGGCGCAAAACTGGCAGGCATGGCCAGCGAAAAAACGGCGGCGGGTAGAGCGCTCGCTGTTTGCCTATATGATCCGTGCTGCGGGTAAAATTAGTCCTTTCAGCACATTCGCCTCTTTTATCCTGCTTCCGCTGGCTAATAGCGCAACTGGCGCCAGCCTGCAGACCACCAACTGGCAGGTGGCGACCACCATCCGTCTTAATCGTTCGATCGCGCTGGCGCTGCGCGAAGCGCTGTATTCCCAGCATCTGCTGGCAGAGCGTGATCTGCCGCTGAGCCTCAATCCCTCCCTACAGCGGATGTCCGCCAGCCAGCTGCGCGGGCATTTTTACCGCTACGAAAAACGGCGCGGTCTGTTATGGAACGAAGAGCAGCAGTTTGCGCTGAGCCTGGAGCCGCAGGACGTAGACGCCATCCTGACGGCACGTAGCGCACAGCGCTGGAGCGAATGGCACCAGCATTTTGTCGCAGCAGGCATAGCGCCGCAGTCGGCAGAACGACTGTTGCGCAAGCTGATACGCAAAGACGTGTTGCGTCCGCAATTACAATGGAGCGCGCATCATCCAGCGCCGTTAGCGGCTGTGCTTGAGCTGCTGCCGGCAGAGCTGACCAGTGAGGCGTTAAGTCTTTTGCCCGAGTTGCCGCGCCAACTGCGTAAGGCGAAAGACACAGTCCGTATCGAGCTTTTGGCGCAGGCGCAGCAGACGCTAAACGAGAGCTGGCAGCGGCTTACCAGCCATCAAATGCCAGAAATCCGCAATCTTGTGTATGAAGATGCCTGGAGCGAGGGAATCGACATGACGTTGCCGGATGCCTTCGTGCCTGATGTGCTGGCCCGGGTAGCAAGAGTGGTGGCGAAGCGCGCGAGTCTGTCGCTGGAATACCTCTGGCTTAGGCAGGCTTTTCTGCAGCGCTATGGTGAGGGCGGCGTATGCGAAGATATTGGCTTATTTTTACAGGAAAGTTGGCAGGAGTTTATCCATTTCAGCCAGCAGCTACTCTCACAGCCTGCCGCCGCAGTTGCCCGTCTGAGTTATAAAGGCATCGACCCGGCGGCACTGCGTTTGCCGGTTACGCTATTTTTGCAGCTGGAGGCCAGCGATGTCGGAGAGCTGCACCAGCGCCATGGCAAAGTAGTGATTAATAATGCCTATTCTCGTATTGCCTGGCAGCTGGCACGCACTACGCTAACCGACGATGGTGGCGCTGATGCACGGCGTGATCAACTGAAACTGTGGCTGCAGCAGGTCGCCGCGCCAGCGCTGCCGTTAACGTTCAGCTTCAGCGGCGAATCCAGTAATTTGCAGGCTCAGGCGCGGCTGGCGCAACATCATCTGTGTTTGAACGAGCCGCAGCAGGTGGCAGACGATCTCGTGCTGGCTCAGATCCACCTGTGCCACGATGCGGCAAGCGGATTGTTGCATTTTAAGGACCAGCAAGGGCAGGCATTGCAGCCCTTCTATCTGGGAGCGGCCACGCCGATGATTGCCTGGGGCACAAAATACCTGCTGACCGTGCTGGCTGAACCTGTACAGATAGGTCGTCCTGCCTGGAGTCAGCTGATGGCCTCGGAGCAGGACGACGATTTTCGCCATGCACCAAGGCTGGAAGAAGATAACTGCGTACTGATACGTGAAACGTGGTGGTTACGTACCTCGCGGATTTTCCGGGAGTTCTCCGGACAACCCGTCGTCGATCACCCGATGCTTCTACTGGAACTGCTGCTTAAGCAGGGCATTCCGCCAGACAGCTATGTCAACGGCCAGTATAACGATAGCCTCAGTTGGCAGGCCTTCAACAATGACAAAATTCGTAAACCAATGTGGTGTAGGTTGGGCAATACACACTGTCTGGACCAACTGCTTCTGCTGGCGCGAAAGGCCGACTGGCTGGTTTTCCGCGAAGCACTTCCCGCCCCGGAAAATAGCTGGATGCAGATGCAGGAAAATAATTATGTGGCGGAGATTCATAGTGAAATGGTGATTTCCGGCAACAATTTCGATCTATCCCTGATGTTCCCAGAACAGGAGAAACATAATGCATAA
- a CDS encoding PqqD family peptide modification chaperone, translating into MATVKHRYFVWCWQIHCRWKLTKMLPVSTPLRLYDDVKLASPQGDVALLLRENSNAPLKLSGVSARLAQQLLVGTSLAALQDELAKHYPQATPEQCQQALHAFLQRLRQANMIDDGAERPAVTKVAGRIPLPNPDAAARRIASLLQLVPHWLGRSLLWAAALLALWQAAASLPALNIWLMQGEWQGSQLPVMLLGMPLWLLLHEMGHAVACRFYGCPVLGAGLQFRGWWLPSAFVNTSAIALYPQRKVQATVALAGPLVDLLCLGALAFLCATAVAATVRPLQMLVLIGFLFNLTPFRLSDMTRAFQAFAQRDASGKNLNWSAAGRSLFRSYCLLYGMVMAGLMVWVSMISWQRIAGWLAAGAEV; encoded by the coding sequence ATGGCTACCGTGAAGCACCGCTATTTTGTCTGGTGCTGGCAAATCCATTGCCGATGGAAGCTGACTAAGATGCTGCCCGTATCCACGCCGTTGCGCTTATATGATGATGTAAAACTGGCTTCGCCGCAGGGCGATGTCGCGCTGTTGCTGCGGGAGAACAGCAATGCGCCGCTAAAACTGAGCGGCGTCTCTGCCCGGCTGGCGCAGCAGTTGCTGGTGGGAACCTCTTTAGCCGCCTTACAGGACGAGCTGGCGAAACACTACCCGCAGGCCACGCCTGAACAGTGTCAGCAGGCGCTGCACGCTTTTTTGCAGCGCCTGCGGCAGGCCAATATGATCGACGACGGCGCAGAGCGTCCTGCTGTAACGAAAGTGGCCGGGCGTATTCCGCTGCCCAATCCGGATGCGGCGGCGCGCCGGATTGCCAGCCTGCTGCAACTTGTTCCGCACTGGCTGGGACGCAGCCTGCTGTGGGCCGCAGCGTTGCTGGCTTTATGGCAGGCGGCAGCCAGCCTGCCAGCGCTGAACATTTGGCTCATGCAGGGAGAATGGCAGGGCAGTCAACTGCCTGTCATGCTGCTCGGCATGCCGCTGTGGCTATTGTTGCATGAGATGGGGCATGCCGTGGCCTGCCGTTTTTACGGCTGTCCGGTTCTGGGGGCCGGATTACAGTTTCGCGGCTGGTGGCTGCCTTCCGCTTTTGTTAACACCAGCGCGATTGCGCTCTATCCGCAGCGCAAAGTGCAGGCCACGGTGGCGCTGGCCGGGCCGTTAGTGGATCTTTTGTGCCTGGGGGCGCTGGCCTTCTTATGCGCGACCGCCGTGGCCGCCACGGTAAGACCTTTGCAAATGCTGGTGCTTATCGGATTTTTGTTCAACCTTACGCCTTTCCGGCTTTCCGACATGACCCGGGCGTTTCAGGCGTTCGCGCAGCGCGACGCCAGTGGAAAAAACTTGAACTGGTCTGCCGCCGGAAGGTCTTTGTTTCGCAGCTACTGTCTGCTTTACGGCATGGTAATGGCAGGGCTGATGGTCTGGGTCAGTATGATTAGCTGGCAGCGCATAGCGGGCTGGCTGGCGGCAGGAGCAGAGGTATGA
- a CDS encoding efflux RND transporter periplasmic adaptor subunit produces the protein MSSSSPDVSRDAARQQALHLLNTPPMAQPSDRRWRKMAALGLGMLLLSLAGILTGSVFFSRSVTLAPVVPVAASAPAVAVSASAVTAAGFIKADRLSTVSAEITGTVEEIYVQRGDTVKKGDRLASLDGRSLRAQIAALNANQQMVAGKLAQVMSRLPRARNQLQRLSRLLPQGYVSQDDVDSAKADLDALEAQHSQYRAELQQAGWQLKASEIDLSRTVIRAPFDGRVVSLDASPGETVSPVSAGGGFTRTGIATIVGLDNFNAEVWLPENQLGKVQLQQSVTLKPDGLPDYSVQGTVSLISSVVDEQRAAVLVVVKLAQQQPWLKHNMSIQVDFDE, from the coding sequence ATGAGCTCATCATCGCCAGATGTTTCGCGGGATGCCGCCCGCCAGCAGGCTTTGCATCTGCTGAATACGCCGCCCATGGCGCAGCCGTCGGATCGGCGATGGCGCAAAATGGCGGCGCTGGGGCTGGGCATGCTGTTGCTGTCGCTGGCAGGCATCCTGACAGGCAGCGTGTTTTTCAGCCGCTCGGTTACACTAGCTCCCGTAGTGCCGGTTGCCGCCAGCGCGCCAGCCGTTGCCGTCAGCGCTTCCGCAGTCACTGCCGCAGGATTTATTAAAGCCGATCGCTTATCCACGGTATCTGCGGAGATCACCGGCACCGTAGAGGAGATTTATGTGCAGCGGGGCGATACGGTAAAAAAAGGCGATCGGCTGGCGTCGCTGGATGGGCGTTCGCTCAGGGCGCAGATCGCCGCGCTGAACGCCAACCAGCAAATGGTGGCGGGCAAGCTCGCTCAGGTCATGTCGCGCCTGCCACGAGCGCGTAATCAGCTGCAGCGGCTGAGCAGATTGTTGCCGCAGGGCTATGTCAGCCAGGACGATGTCGACAGCGCTAAAGCGGATCTGGACGCGCTGGAGGCGCAGCACAGCCAGTATCGGGCGGAGCTGCAGCAGGCAGGCTGGCAGTTGAAAGCCAGCGAGATCGATCTGTCGCGCACCGTGATTCGCGCACCGTTCGACGGCAGGGTGGTCTCGCTGGACGCCTCTCCTGGCGAGACGGTTTCGCCGGTTTCCGCAGGCGGCGGATTTACCCGCACCGGCATCGCTACCATTGTCGGTCTGGATAACTTCAATGCGGAGGTCTGGCTGCCGGAAAACCAGCTGGGCAAAGTGCAGCTACAGCAGAGCGTAACGCTGAAACCGGACGGCCTGCCCGATTATAGCGTTCAGGGAACCGTTAGCCTTATCTCCTCGGTGGTGGATGAGCAGCGCGCGGCGGTGTTGGTGGTAGTGAAACTTGCGCAACAGCAGCCCTGGCTGAAACACAACATGTCAATTCAGGTAGATTTTGATGAGTGA